TACTCAGAACCCCTCCCCATTCCAAGGTCCTTACTTAGACTGGCTGAACAAGCTTCCAACTTAGTGACTtctaataaatgaacaaacatggATGGACCACTTGGCAAAGGGGGCATATGTTATTCATGTTCACACCGAGGTCCCTCTGGTCCTTTCTTGGCTACAGTGGATCAGTTGCTGACCCTACAGATGATGAGGCACTCAGAGCATCTGAAATTCCTGATTTCTTTCCTATAAATAAAGCATAGTTCACCATGATGTAAGTCACAGTGAAACCTGCTTTCCCCCAGGCCATACATTATACTACTTTGGCACTTAATGCATTGTCttatacttgtttatttatttgtctgttctACACTGTAAGTTTTTTGAGGGCAGGGCTCATATATTGTTCACCAGTCATTAAGCTCTGTGTAAGTACCTGATACAGTTTTCAATGACTGAATCAGTGAATGAACACACATTTGTTGCAAGTTTTAGTAGTTCTTAAAcgttgccatttaaaaaaaatatacggAAAATTTATGCAAATGCAGGTATGCAGGTTCTACTCTTGAAACTCTGTTTCAGTAGGGCTTGGatgaatatgcatttttaacaacAGCCCAGTTGATTCTGAAACAGATAGTCTGGAGGCCACATTTACAAACTCATTTAGGGGTTTGTTAACCTCTGAAGTCTAGCATCTtatttgggggttgggggtttGTGTATGACATAGTTGTAAAATGACTAACTGAATTCCTCTAAAGGAAATTGTAAAAATGACTCTTGGTAGGAAAAATCAAGTAatttttaccatttctatttGACCAACACTTGTTTTAAACTTGCTCTAACCTACTCTTTTGAGCAGATTGTCATAGGATAATGTCCTCCAAATAGAAATAATGGCATTAGTGTAATCGGCTTTTTGTATTACCTGAATCATCTGGACTGAGGAAGATGCTTCCTGTCCTTAGAGAGGCACGTCTGCTCTCTGGACCAGCAGCACAACTTGGAGACCCTCTTGTCCGAAGTGATGTGCCAGGGCCTCCTTGACCTCCTGTTTCACATGCTCCTGTTTCAACCTGCTGTGTGGATAACCTGGAGTGTCCAACACCTGGATCTGCAAGGTTATCTCTTGCCCTCCTCGACGCATGAAGGCACAGAGGTGACAACTGCGGCCCAGACAACACTCTTTAGTTACAGAACATGGAGAAAAGCTGCTGTGGAAGTCTGTACTTCCCAGAAGAATGTTCCCAGCAGAACTTTTTCCACTCTGAGTCATGCCAAAGAGGGCCAAGTTGATGATCATCTTGTTGGAGTCTGTCATGTCTATGGGTAAACAAAGGTTCAGCATAAGCAGTTAGGCTTCTATATTCACCCAATGTAAGGCTTTTTACTTGGCCTGGAGCACTCCTGGTACTACTTTTGGCTTACTTACCCCTCATTCATAGTGACTGAAGCATGGAGGAGTGCTCCACTAAAGTGGAGACACCCCAGTGACAGTGGAAAGGTTGAAATAATATTGGTAGTTTGcaatgggagaggagagaaaagtcaAATATAGATaaggaagagatgaggaagcaaTAATTGcaggaaatgagaataaaaaccaAATTACATGAAGATAATGTAAACCATCTTTAGGAGGAATATGTTAACTCATCAATGTGGCAGGTGAGTCGGTTTAGCAATGGGTGCTGAGTTTTCTGAGTTCATTAACAAGACTAGCAGcagtatttgaaaatcaatcactcttggagaagaagaaggaacagAAGAGTGGAAGAAATGGATCTTTCTGGCATGTTAAATAACATCCCCTAcgtccccacctccccacccctggaatATACAAGTGGCATCTgcaaaaaattatctttcctgACTTCCTGAATGCTTGTCTCCTATGAAACATGAATACTGTTAAAGaagatttctgtttttgtttactattttttttacaaCCAGGCAACATTCTGATGAAAATGAGAACTGCTTGTAATTTTTGttatgaaataattaataaatcatTTCCATGGTCTACCATGGTAACTTACTGGCTTTTGAATAAAGGAAGTAAAGCCCAACACATTGTGTAGCTCAGTTAGGAGGGAGGAGAATCTTGAGAGAATCTATTCCATTTACAACACCCCTAAATGGAGGTAATCTTTTGTGTAGAACATAAGCATTTTAATGTCATTGAGCATTTTCATTAGATCAGTACAACAGAGCTACAGGCCAATTGCCAAATGAACTCAACCTGCTGATTCAGAAGTAAGGACATTTAATTAAAATTGCATATTTACTATTTTTGCTTGTAACTTGTACTTCTATTATTCAGTTTTATGTACCTCTGGCCTTTCTTGTCCTCTATTGCCTCTCACCCCAGTCTCCCTAGGCTCTAATATGAACATTTTGAAGGAACCTCAAACCCCCACACAAAAGACACTCATTTTTGGAGCTCCTCAAGGTGACCCCAGTTTACCCAGCTCATTCAGCTATGTTGGCTGAGCCACAGTCACTCAGATTTCTTTTTACTCCTGAATcaaatgtgtaattaaaaaaataataattattatagaaTCCCAATATACTTCTGTATGTCACCCACCTTTTCcaatcttaaaaatactttttccaCAAAGACTTCCCTGGAGCTGGTACAGTTGTTCTTTGGTATGAACTTTAACCTTCTGATAGTGTTACCGTACCATTCTGGGACTGAtactgtatgtattttatttagttaatctATTACCAAAATCCTCCCCGTAAATGGTTAGTTGTCTTTCTCTAATCagcactgactttttttttttttgtcatctgaCAGGCTGGTCATTTCAACAGGTACTTCCTGAAACTTTATTTCCaa
The sequence above is a segment of the Zalophus californianus isolate mZalCal1 chromosome 2, mZalCal1.pri.v2, whole genome shotgun sequence genome. Coding sequences within it:
- the GIMD1 gene encoding LOW QUALITY PROTEIN: GTPase IMAP family member GIMD1 (The sequence of the model RefSeq protein was modified relative to this genomic sequence to represent the inferred CDS: substituted 1 base at 1 genomic stop codon): MTDSNKMIINLALFGMTQSGKSSAGNILLGSTDFHSSFSPCSVTKECCLGRSCHLCAFMRRGGQEITLQIQVLDTPGYPHSRLKQEHVKQEVKEALAHHFGQEGLQVVLLVQRADVPLXGQEASSSVQMIQELLGHAWKNYTAILFTHAEKIEEAGFSEDKYLHEASDTLLTLLNSIQHRYIFQYKKGNSLNEQRKILERIMEFIKENCYQVLTFK